The Mesorhizobium sp. AR10 genome includes the window GTCGGCGAGGATACCTTCCGATACAAGGTCGGCGGCCAGCGCTGCCATGTCCTGATCCAGCGTGCCCTTGTCGACCTCGAACTCGTCGCAAAGCAGGACGACGATCTGGTCGAGGCTGCGCGCGCCATCCACCTTGTCGAGAAAGGCTTCGGTCGTACCGTTGCATGTATAGAGTTGGCCACTGCGCGCCAGAAGCACGACGGCGCCGTCGCCGACATGCTGGACCGAGGCGTCGTCCACCAGTCGCAGAACCGTCTCAGAGGCAATTTCGACCACGGACCCGCTCCAACCATGCGAGATTTTCTGGAGAGCAATTAGCGCGGCAATGCCGCGCTGTCCATTGTCGGGAGCACGAGCGCCGAAAGGTTCGGACGAAAGTCCCCCCAGAAATAGTCGGTGATTGCACGCGATAATCAACGCCGGGCGTTGTCGAACCGGCCACCGGAGTTAGGCAAGGTGTTGCTTTTCTTACCTTAAGTAAGCTAGGGAGTCGGCCGGGTATTGGGAGACTGAGTATGCGTTACAATTGGGATCGGGCCCCGACGGGTTTCGAACGTCACCGGAAGGCCCTGGCGGCCGCCCTACTGATCGCCGGCGGTGTCGGCCTCATGCTTGCGGCGCTGCCGCTTTAGGGCACATTCTTCTCAACAAAGCGATGGCTGCTGCAGGTGTTCGCGATGAGCGACTCTGACGCGGGCGAACGCTTTTTCAGTGCGCCTGACCGGTCACGGCGATGAAGCGGCGCGCCTTGGCCTGGGCATCGCCGGCCTGAGCGGTCATCGCAAGCAACGCACCAACCGCCGCGACAACAGCGCGAGCGGAGCAGACCCGATCCCGCATCGCAACGTCATTGTGCGCCCTGCCCCAATTTCAGCCCCAGACCATGGAGCCTTGCATTTGCGGTCAAGGCGAGGTCGGCCAAAGACGAAATTGCACATGGCTGGGAAAAACAGCATAGGCTATTTCCAAAGACAGCAAATCGTTCCCGGGAGGAAGTTGGATGGCGTCACGCTACCACGAGGTCTATGACGGGTGGAAACGCGACCCGGAAAAGTTCTGGGCCGATGCCGCGGAGTCGATCGACTGGTATTCGCCCTGGACAAGTGTGTTCGATGCCGAGGCGGGCGTTTACGGACGCTGGTTCAATGGCGCCACCTGCAACACCTGCTTCAACGCCATCGACCGCCATGTGGCAGGCGGCCGCGCCGACCAGATCGCGCTGATCCACGACAGCGCCATCACCGGCACGGTCAAGAAATTCACCTATGCCGAGCTGAAGCGCGAAGTGGTGGCGCTCACTTCGGTGCTGAAGAACCGCGGCATCCACAAGGGCGACCGCGTCATCATCTACATGCCGATGGTGCCGGAAGCGGCCTTCGCCATGCTCGCCTGCGCCCGCATCGGCGCCGTGCACTCGGTGGTCTTCGGTGGCTTTGCCTCGCATGAGCTTGCCACCCGCATCGACGACGCCAGGCCGAAGCTGATCATTTCCGCCTCCTGCGGCCTGGAGCCGGGACGCGTCGTTGCCTACAAGCCGCTGCTCGACAATGCCATAGAGCTATCCCGGCACAAGCCCGACGGCTGCCTCATCCTGCAGCGCGACCAATTGCGCTGTGAGTTGAAGGAACACTACGACATCGACTATGCCGACGCTGTTGCCCGCGAGCGGGCTGCAGGCGCCAATGTCGACTGCGTTCCGGTGCTGGCCACCGACCCGCTCTATATCATCTACACGTCCGGCACGACCGGCCAGCCAAAGGGCATCGTGCGCGACAATGGCGGCCACATGGTTGCCTTGAAATGGACGATGGAGAACGAGTTCGGCGTCAAGCCGGGTGAGGTGTTCTGGGCGGCTTCCGACGTCGGCTGGGTGGTCGGTCATTCCTACATCGTCTACGGCCCGCTGCTGCATGGCTGCACCAGCATCCTGTTCGAGGGCAAGCCGATCGGCACGCCCGATGCCGGCACCTATTGGCGGGTGATCGCCGAGCACGGCGTGGTCGCGCTGTTCACCGCGCCGACGGCCTTCCGCGCCATCAAGGGGCAGGACCCCAGGGGCGAATTCGTGCCGAAATACGACCTGTCGAAATTCCGCACCCTGTTCCTTGCCGGCGAGCGCGCCGACCCGGAAACCATCAAATGGGCGGAGCAGAAACTGAACGTGCCGGTGATCGACCATTGGTGGCAGACCGAAACCGGCTCGCCGATGACCATAAACCCTGCCGGCCTCGGCCTGCTGCCGGTGAAATATGGTTCGCCCGGCGTGCCGATGCCCGCGCTACGACATCCGCGTGCTCGACGACGCCGGCCATGCGGTGGCGCCCGGTACGCTGGGCAATGTGGTGGTAAAGCTGCCGCTGCCGGCCGGCTGCCTGCCGACGCTGTGGAACGCCGATGGGCGGTTCCGCCAAGCCTATCTCGACGAGTTCCCCGGCTTCTACAAGACGGCGGATGCAGGCATGATCGACGAGGACGGCTATCTCTATGTCATGGCGCGCACCGACGACATCATCAATGTCGCCGGCCACCGGCTGTCGACCGGCGCCATGGAGGAGGTGCTGGCTGCGCATCCTGACGTTGCCGAATGCGCCGTCATCGGGATCGCCGATCCTATGAAGGGCCAGATCCCGCTCGGCTTCGTCGTGCTGAATGCCGGCGTCGACCGCGATACCGGCGTCATCGAAAACGAAGTTGTCGGGCTGGTGCGCGAGCGGATCGGCCCGGTCGCCGCGTTCAAGACGGTGGTGACGATCAAGCGGCTGCCCAAGACGCGCTCCGGCAAGATCCTGCGCGGCACCATGCAGAAGATCGCCGACAAGGAGGAATGGACCATGCCGGCGACCATTGACGATCCGGCTATCCTCGACGAGATCACCGCGGCGCTGAAGGGACGTGGATTCGGAGTGTAAGGAGACAATCCTTGCGAACGCCGGCAAACCAGGGCGTAGCCGCGATGCCGCGAAAGGCCGGCTGCCTGTCGCCGTTATGGAATTTCAAACGCCAAGCATGGTATCCACGTTTTGCAAGCGTGGTATGACGGCGCGCTTCAAAATCGAGACCTATTTCAGCAAGTATCGAGCCTCAATCCGTGGCCTTGTTTCAGCGATCGAGAAAACCCCGAACCGCAGCGCGCGAGCGCCTGGAAATGGATATGCAGGATACGGTCGTCTACGCGATCGGGGACGTGCACGGCTGCTACAAGGAACTCCGATCGCTGGAGCAGAAGATCCAACTCGATGCGCTGGCCTTTCGCGGGCGCAAGATCATCATCATGCTGGGCGACTATGTCGATAGAGGCATTCAGTCGGCGCGCGTGCTCGATCACCTGGTCGCGCCGCCACCGAGGGGATTCCTGCGCGTCTGCCTTGCGGGAAACCACGAAGTCGCGATGCTGAACTACCTCGACGGATATCTTTCAAGAGAGCTGTGGCTGACGGCAGGTGGCCTTGAAACCCTGTATTCCTA containing:
- a CDS encoding PqqD family protein yields the protein MVEIASETVLRLVDDASVQHVGDGAVVLLARSGQLYTCNGTTEAFLDKVDGARSLDQIVVLLCDEFEVDKGTLDQDMAALAADLVSEGILADPGA